The following proteins come from a genomic window of Platichthys flesus chromosome 1, fPlaFle2.1, whole genome shotgun sequence:
- the LOC133957862 gene encoding solute carrier organic anion transporter family member 3A1-like, whose product MQVKNQICTERSSTDDPEQDDNQKKTSCFSNIKIFLVSECALMLAQGTVGAYLVSVLTTLERRFNLQSADVGVIASSFEIGNLALILFVSYFGAKAHRPRLIGCGGIVMALGALLSALPEFLTHQYEYEAGDSWHAEDGRDICSNNSRSENRDSGFKCGNRANTNMMYLLLIGAQVLLGIGATPVQPLGVSYIDDHVHRKDSSLYIGILFSTLVFGPACGFILGSVCTKVYVDAVFIDTSKLDITPDDPRWIGAWWGGFLLCGALLFLSALFMFGFPQSLDQQDMDGGGESEQAMLPPPLTMEYQGSKPNGTMQGFDINSGLTVCEHLRIIPRVTRHLLSNPVFSCITLAACMEIAVVAGFAAFLGKYLEQQFNLTTSSANQLLGMTAIPCACLGIFLGGLLVKKLNLSALGAVRMAMMVNLVSTACYVSFLFLGCDTGPVAGVTVAYGNETLRSWQRPESPCINNCNCYTASVSPVCGSNGITYLSACFAGCTKPNLTSCACISSNSEEAVALPGKCPSPGCQQAFLTFLCVICVCSMIGAMAQTPSVIILIRTVSPELKSYALGVLFLLLRLIGFIPPPLIFGMGIDSTCLFWSSVCGEKGACMLYDNVAYRHLYVSIAIFLKSSAFILYATTWQCLRKNYRKYIKNSEGYLTPTELFASNVTLDNLGKEITQNPANRTKFIYNLEDQETSNNMESVL is encoded by the exons ATGCAGGTGAAAAACCAGATCTGCACCGAGCGCAGCAGCACCGACGACCCGGAGCAGGATGACAACCAGAAGAAGACCTCGTGCTTCTCCAACATCAAGATCTTCCTGGTGTCGGAGTGTGCGCTCATGTTGGCTCAGGGCACGGTGGGAGCCTATCTG GTGAGTGTTCTAACCACTCTGGAGAGACGCTTCAACCTGCAGAGTGCCGATGTGGGCGTCATCGCCAGCAGCTTTGAGATCGGTAACCTGGCCCTCATCCTGTTTGTCAGCTACTTTGGCGCCAAGGCCCACAGGCCCCGCCTCATTGGCTGCGGCGGTATAGTCATGGCTCTTGGGGCGTTGCTGTCCGCCCTGCCGGAGTTCCTGACCCATCAGTATGAGTATGAGGCCGGCGACTCCTGGCACGCCGAGGATGGCAGGGACATCTGCTCCAACAACTCCAGGTCAGAAAACCGAGACTCTGGGTTTAAATGTGGCAACCGAGCCAACACCAACATGATGTACCTTCTGCTGATCGGAGCCCAGGTTCTGCTGGGCATCGGAGCCACACCTGTCCAGCCTCTGGGAGTGTCCTACATCGACGACCATGTCCACAGGAAAGACTCCTCACTGTATATAG gtattttattttcaactttAGTTTTTGGCCCGGCTTGTGGCTTCATCTTAGGTTCCGTCTGTACCAAAGTCTATGTTGATGCTGTCTTCATTGACACCA GTAAGCTGGACATCACCCCAGATGACCCTCGCTGGATCGGAGCGTGGTGGGGcggcttcctcctctgtggtgcCTTACTATTCCTGTCAGCCCTCTTCATGTTCGGCTTCCCCCAGTCACTGGACCAGCAGGACATGGACGGTGGAGGGGAGAGTGAGCAGGCCATGCTGCCTCCTCCCCTGACCATGGAATACCAGGGCTCCAAACCCAATGGGACCATGCAGGGCTTTGATATAAACAGTGGCCTCACGGTCTGTGAGCATCTGAGAA TAATCCCTCGGGTCACCAGGCACTTACTCTCTAATCCGGTGTTCAGCTGCATCACACTGGCAGCCTGCATGGAAATTGCAGTGGTTGCCGGCTTTGCTGCCTTCCTTGGCAAATACCTGGAGCAGCAGTTCAACCTTACCACctcctcagccaatcagctgctaG GTATGACGGCCATCCCGTGTGCCTGTCTGGGTATCTTCCTCGGGGGGCTGCTGGTGAAGAAGCTTAACCTGTCTGCACTGGGCGCCGTCCGCATGGCCATGATGGTCAACCTGGTGTCCACTGCCTGCTACGTCTCCTTTCTCTTCCTGGGGTGTGACACCGGACCAGTCGCAGGGGTCACTGTGGCCTATGGCAACGA GACGCTGCGATCCTGGCAGCGACCTGAGTCGCCGTGCATCAATAACTGCAACTGCTACACAGCGTCAGTGAGTCCTGTCTGTGGTTCCAATGGAATCACCTACCTCTCAGCCTGCTTCGCTGGCTGCACCAAACCA AACCTGACCAGCTGCGCGTGTATATCCAGCAACAGTGAGGAGGCCGTGGCGCTACCGGGGAAGTGTCCCAGCCCAGGCTGTCAGCAGGCCTTCCTCACCTTCCTGTGTgttatctgtgtgtgcagcatgaTCGGAGCTATGGCTCAGACACCCTctgtcatcatcctcatcag aaCTGTAAGTCCAGAGCTGAAGTCTTATGCCCTTGGGGTTTTGTTCCTGCTGCTGAGACTTATAG GCTTCATTCCTCCCCCTCTGATCTTCGGCATGGGCATCGACTCCACCTGTCTGTTCTGGAGCTCGGTGTGCGGCGAGAAGGGAGCCTGCATGCTGTACGACAACGTGGCCTACAGGCACCTGTATGTCAGCATCGCCATCTTCCTCAAGTCCTCTGCCTTCATCCTGTATGCCACCACATGGCAGTGTTTAAGGAAGAACTACAGGAAGTACATCAAGAACAGCGAGGGGTACCTCACCCCCACCGAACTCTTTGCTTCCAACGTGACTCTGGACAATTTGGGCAAGGAGATAACGCAGAACCCGGCCAACAGGACAAAGTTCATATACAACCTGGAGGACCAAGAGACATCTAACAACATGGAGTCGGTTTTATAG